A segment of the Mycobacterium intracellulare ATCC 13950 genome:
GGCCAAGAAGGCCGCACCGCTGGTGCGGCCGCGCAGGCGTTCGAGGGCTGCTCGCCCGAGCCTGCGGGTAGGCCGCTCGAGGCACCCGGTGACGGTGTGTCCAGATGGATGGTCGCCGCCGCACCGCCGTTGCTCACGCGCGGCGGTGGGGAACAGAATCCGGCTTACAGGCCAACTCGTCCGCCTTCAGCCCCTTCGGCGACTAGTGCCCGGCCTTGCGCACCGCCTTGGCGAGCTTGCGCAGCGTGCCGTCGAGTTCGCGGCGGCACCGCTGCGCCAGGTCGGCCTCCCGCTGATACAGCAGGCCGTAGGTGAAGGTGTCCTCGCCGGCGGCGTGCGCGACGTCCGCCTCCTGGCGCAGGTGTTCCCGGCTGACCACGCTGTCTTGATGATCACCGAGCAGCGACTGCACGGCCTTGGCCCGCTCGGACACCTTGGCTTCCCCGGTGGCGGCCGCGGTGTATCGAAGTCGCTTGGCGCGCTTGCGGATTCGATGTATCGCTTCGTCGCGGTGGTGGTCGCCGGGGTTCTCCCGATCGACCTGGGCGGCGACCTTGGCGGCCTTGCGGACCTTCTTGTAGGCGGCCTCGATGGTGACCGGGGCCTGCTCCTCGGCCGCGGCGGCGCCCGGGGACGCGGCCGCGATCGCCTCCAGGGAGTCGAGCAACCGGAAGTAGCGTTGCGAGCGCATCGCGATCAACGAGCGGCGCAGGCCGGTCTGGTAGCGGCGCTGCGCGCCCCCGACCAGCCGTTCGCGCACCGGACCGCGCACCAATTCCGGTGCGAGGCCGTCCAAGTCACGCTCGTAGCGCTCGGCGAGCACCTCCGCGTCGCGCGCCATCCCCAAAATCCCGGCGAGCTCACGCAGCTCGTCCAGGACCCATCCCTCGTCGGGCAAGCCGAACGAATCCTGGTAGTCGCGCAGCAGGCTGCGCAGCTTGCGGGTGGTCACCCGCATCTGGTGGATGGAGTCGTATGCGTCGGCGCGCACGGCGCGATCCCACACCAGCAGCTCGCGGACTTGCTCGGCGATGGCGCGCTGCAACGGATCCTCGCTCGGCTGCGCGCCGTTGGGCGGTGGCGGGGTGCCGAGCACCCGCGCCAGCTTGGAGCCGTGTCCGGCGGGCGCGGCGCCGGCGTCCAGCAGCCGGTTGCTCAACCGGTTCAGCAGTTCGGTGCCGGCCGCGCCGTTAAAGTGGCCGCCCGCTTCGAGGAGCTCCAATTCCCACTCCCGCCATTCGAGCTCGGTGGGCGGCGCACCGGATTCATCGGAGCTGTCATCGGGCCCCCGCGTCGACCATGCGGTGACGGAGTCGTTGCTGAACTCGGCCAGCGCGACGCCCGCGGCGTCGTACAACACCTGGCTCTCGCGCTCGGTGGTGATGCGCGCGACCGGCTGCAGCGGACGGTCACGGACGATCGCCAGCACGACGTCGGCCAACTCGGCGGGCACGGTGTTGTTGCCGTCGGGTCCGGACGCGTCCAGCGGCGCGCGGACCTCGGTGCGCGCGTCGGGCCCGGCCGGCAGCTTCAGGTGCCACCCGGCGTCGGAGCCACCGGTGCGGCGGCGCAGGGTGATCTTGTTGCGTGCGAGGTCATGTGCGGGCGTGTCGAAGTACGTCGCATCCAGGGTTTGCGTCGGCGCCTTCTCGACGTGGGCGACCGCGGCGATCCCTTCGAACGACGGCGACACGGTGGACTCGCCGACGTCGAATTTGCGCTCTACCTCCAGGTGACGCGAGGTCTGCGGCGCTTTTGCAGGCATCTTCGGCTCCGTTGAGGGCGCGTCGCCGCGGCCTTGAACGTGGTGGACGGTGGGGATGAGACCCATAGCCTGCCATACGGAGGTGACGACGTTATGGCGGCGGCGGAGGAGGGGGCGGAGCCGTCGTCTCGTCCTCCGGCAGCGGCGCATAGACCGCGGGTGGAGGGGCATAGCGGGCGATGTTGTCGGCGATGTTGGTGCAGCCGCTTACCGAGATGCGTCGGCCCGCGCCCACGCACACGGTCGCTTCGACCCGATCGGCGGATGGCGCCGCGGTGAGAATCGCGGGGACGGACCCCACGCCCGAGAACACCAGCAATGCGGCAAGCCCGCGGCGGCGATTCATCTGCACTCTCCTTCCGACCCCTCAGTGCATTGTGCCGTCACAGCGCGGCGGGCGGGTCCGGAATCTGAATATCGACGCCGCCGCCGACGCCGCCGCCGAAAAGAGTTAAGCGGTGTGCACGTTCGGGGTGCGGACGTGTTCGGGACGAAGGCCGCGCCCGAAGGCGATCGGCGGGATGGAGCGCAGCGGGCCCCGTCCCACGATCGCGGGGATCGGGATGGGTGACAGGTCACCGCCGTTCAGATTGGGCGCGATCACCCGGTCCTGTGCGAACACCTGGATCGCCTGGATGACCCGGGCGGGCAGCTCTCGGCGGCGCTGCACCTTGGCGAGGTCCGCGTCGCGCAGACGTCCGTCGCGCAGTGGGGCGCACAGGATGTTGGCCGCCGCCACCGCATCGGCGACGGCCAGATTGATGCCGACGCCACCGATCGGCGACATGGCGTGGGCCGCGTCCCCGATGCACAGCAGGCCGGTGCGCCACCACGTCTCGAGCCGGTCCACCCGCACGTCGAGCTGACTGGTCTGGTCCCAGGAACGAAGGTCGTCGACGTGTTCGCGCAGCTGCGGCCGCGCCGCCACGATGCGCTCTTTGAACGCCTCCAGCGACCCGTCGCGGGGGTCGGACCCCTTGGGCATCAGATACGCGATCTGCCAATAGTCGCCCCGGTAGATCAGCGCCATGGTGAGGCCCCGACGGGCCACCCCGTACAGCTCCTGCGGATCGCCGGGTCGCCAGTTGAGCCGAAACCACAACACGTCCATCGGGGAGTGCGCGGCGGCGGTCCTTAGGCCGGCCGCCGCCCGCACCGCGGACTTGCGCCCGTCCGCGCCGACTACCAGGTCGGCGCGCACCTCCACTTCGGGCGTGCGCGCGCCGATCACCCGATCGCCGTCAAAGATCAGGTCCTTGACTTCGGCGTTGCGGATCAGCGTGAATTCCGGGTAGGCAGAGGCCTTTTCGGCGAGGAAGTCGAGGAAGTCCCACTGCGGCATCAACGCGATGTACGGCTGTTTGAAACCCAACCGTTTGAGCACGCCGAAGTTGCCGAAGGTGCGGATCGTCCCGTCGGTGTCGAACGCGACACGGTCGACTTTGGTGTGCGGCAGGCGCAGAAGCTCATCGACCAGGCCGAGCTCGTCCATGATCCGCAGGGTGCTCGGGTGCACCGTGTCGCCGCGGAAGTCGCGCAGGAAGTCATTGTGCTTCTCCAAGACGACAACCCGGATCCCCGCGCGGGCGAGCAAGAGCGCGTGAACGAGACCGGCGGGGCCCCCACCGGCTACGCAAACCTGGGTCTGAAGCACTTCCGCCACGGCCCGACCCTACCGCGGTCGCGCACTTGTTTGCCGCCTGATTCGCGCGTGCGCGGCGGGCAAACCCCTTATGGTTTGCGGTACGAATACCGCTCGCCTTGGGCGATGGTCGACGAAGGAGCGTTTGCATGGGGTCTTTTGTTCGCCCGGCGGCCCGGGCCGTTGCCGGCGGGATGGCGGCCTGCGCGGCCACTGTGGCAATGCTTTTCGCGACGGCGGGTTGGGCCGCCGCGGACGTGCCGGCCGACGAGCCGGAGCCGGCGCCCGCGTCGCAACCCAATTGCACGGCGGCCGACCTGGCCCAGGTGTCCTCGGGCGTCGCCGCGGCCACGTCGGCGTACCTGTTCACCCACCCCGACGTCAACGACTACTTCACCAGCTTGAAGGGCCAGCCGCGCAGCGACATGCGTGATCAGTTGAAGCAGTACATGGACGCCAACCCGCAGACCCACGCCGACCTCGAGGGCATTCGCCAGCCGCTGACCGACTTCCAGAATCGGTGCCGCTGACGCCTGCGGGTCAGCCGGCCGGCGGCGGCCGCAGATGCATCGCCAGGTCGCTCAACTCGAGGATCGTCTCAATCTCGGTGTCGCGGAACGGCCGTCCGTCGGGACCGAGCAAGTCGTGAAACCATTCCTGCGGCATCGCCGGATCCGGGTTCGGGTGGTCCCAGGAGTCCCAGGGAAAGTACGTCTGGGTTTTGCCGGCGACGAATCCCCAGTTGAACGCGCCGACGCCGGTGCGCTTCGCGATCGGCAGGATGTTTTGCACCGTGCTGCCCAGCGGCCGGGCCATGTACTCGGTGCACAGGATCGGACGGCCCAGCGGGACGAGCTCGGCGATGCGCCTCTCGAACGCCGCCGGCTCGCCGTAGCAGTGGAAGGTGATGACGTCGGAGTTGTCGAGCTGGATCCCGGCGATGACGCTGCGGCGCGCCGGGTCGGCCCACTCGCCGTGCCACACGCCGCTCGTCAAGGGCTGGCGGGGATCGACCAACCGCGCCCACTCGAACACCTGGGGGAGCAGGTTGGCGACCAGGTCGAGCTTGTCCTTGCGCTCCACTGAGGCGTAGGTGTCCGCGGGGTTGTCCGGCTCGTTCCACAGGTCCCAGCCCAAAATGCGGTCGTCATTGCGGAATTGGGTCAGGACCCCGGTGACATAACCGCGCAGGGTGCGGACGTAGCCGCGGTCGCCGAGGCGCTCGGCGCCCGGGCTCTGCACCCAGCCGGAGTTGTGGATGCCGGGCCGCGGCGCGGGCTGCGGACCCGGGCGCGGGAACGGATCCCAACACGAATCGAACAGCACGAACAGGGGTTTGATGCCGTGGCGGGCCGCGATGTCGACAAACCGCGCGAGCCGGCCCTGGAACCCGCGGTGGTCCTGCGCCCAGAGCAGATCGTGCAAAAAGACCCGCACCGCGTTGAACCCGTTGGACTGGGCCCAGCCCAGTTCGGTGTCGATGCGCCCGGGATCGAAGGTATCGGCCTGGAACATCTCCAGCTGGTTGATGGCATTGGACGTGATGTAGTTGGCGCCCACCGGCCAGCCCTGCGCTTGATACCAGCGGTTGGCTCGCTCGGGTGACCATCGGCTTGCCTGCGGCGAGGTGCGCGGCGGCTGCGCGGACGCGTGCGGTGTGCGGGCCAAAACGATGCCTCCTGCCACTAGCAGCGGGAACTTCAGCACCGTTCGACGGTGTACGAAGCCACCACGGTCCCCCCGGTCGATGTGGTCCACCTCTGCTCTTTTGAGTCCGGATCGTCTCTTAACAACGATCGTACATGCCTGCCACACAACGTTTTTCGGCACTTTCGTTGTGACCGGGGTAACGTGGTGGTCAACGAGGCGGGACCCTCAGCGCGGTGGTCCCGGCGCGCAGCAGGACGTGCCGTGAATCGTGCGGTGGCGCGCCGGATCAGAAGCAGTGTTCGTCGGCGGGGAAAACCCCACCGGCCACCTCTTGCGCATATTGCGTTGCGGCGCGGCGCAATTCCCCGCCGATGTCGGCGAAGCGCTTGACGAAGCGGGCGGCCTTGCCGCTGCTCATGCCGGCCATGTCCTGCCAGACCAGGACCTGGCCGTCGCAGTTCGGTCCGGCCCCGATCCCGACAGTCGGAATGGTCAGCTTGCCGGTGATCTGGGTGGCCAGCTCGGCCGGCACCATCTCCATCACCACGGAGAACGCCCCGGCCTCGGCGACGGCGATCGCGTCGGCGACGGTCTGTTCGGCCGCGTCGCCGCGGCCCTGGACCCGGAAGCCGCCGAGGCTGTTCACGCTCTGCGGGGTGAACCCGATGTGCGCCATCACGGGGATGCCGGCGGCGGTCAGGCAGGCGATCTGCTCGGCGACCCGCTCGCCGCCCTCGAGCTTCACCGCGTGCGCGCCGCCCTCCTTCATGAACCGCGTGGCGGCGGCCAGCGCGGCGGCGGGCCCGGACTCGTAGCTGCCGAACGGCAGGTCCGCGACGACCATGGCGTGCTGGGCGCCGCGCGCCACGCCGCGGACCAACGGGATCAGTTCGTCGACCGACACCGGCACGGTGGTGTCGTAGCCGTAGACGACGTTGGCCGCCGAGTCGCCGACCAGCAGGACCGGGATGCCCGCCTCGTCGAAAATGCGGGCGGTCGAATAGTCGTAGGCCGTGAGCATCGCCCACTTGTGCCCCTCGGCCTTCCACTTCTGCAGGTGGTGGGTGCGGATCTTGGTGAGCGGCTGCGCGGGCGCAGGCGAGTTGGCACCGTAAACGTTGTGCTCAGACATCATTGTCCCTAGTGGGTGGTCGGGTCGATCCTCGTGGCCCAAAGCGGGTCCCCGGGTTCGTCTGACGGTGTCATTCTGCCATTTCTTCGGCGCGGTTGAAACGGCGCGACAGTGTGAGACAGGCCATGCTCCGCGCGCGGCGGTGCCGCTGATCAGGATCTCAGGTTTCCTCTGGCAGCATATGTTGGCATGGGTTTGACTCGCCGAGGCACGCGCGCGCGCACGCTGCTGATCTGGACGTCGGTCGCTGCCGTCGCGCTGCTGGTGGCGGGCTGCGCGCGCGTGGTGGTGGGGCGCGCCGTCATGTCCGAACCCAAGCTGGGCCAGGCGGTGGAGTGGACGCCGTGCCGGGCCGCGAACCCGAAGGTCAAGCTGCCGGCCGGCGCGTTGTGCGGCAAGCTCGCGGTTCCGGTCGACTACGACAACCTCGACGGCGACGACGCCACGCTGGCGATGATCCGTTTTCCCGCGACCGGCGACAAGATCGGTTCGTTGGTGATCAACCCCGGCGGGCCGGGGGAGTCCGGCATTGAAGCGGCGTTGGGCGTCGTCCAGTCGCTGCCGAAGCGGGTCCGCGAACGGTTCGATTTGGTCGGCTTCGATCCCCGCGGGGTGGGCGCGTCGCGCCCCGCGGTCTGGTGCAACTCCGACGCCGACAACGACCGGCTGCGCACCGAGCCCAACGTCGACTACAGCCCGGCCGGCGTGGCCCACATCGAGGACGAGACCAAGCAGTTCGTCGGCCGTTGCGTCGACAAGATGGGCAAGGGCTTTCTGGCCAACATCGGGACGGTCAACGTCGCCAGGGACCTCGACGCCATCCGGGCCGCGCTTGGCGACGACAAGCTGACCTACCTCGGCTACTCCTATGGCACCCGGATCGGCTCGGCGTACGCCGAGGCGTTCCCGAATAAGGTGCGGGCGATGATCCTCGACGGGGCCGTCGACCCCAACGCCGATCCCATCGAGGCCGACCTGCGGCAGGCCAAGGGATTCCAGGACGCGTTCAACAACTACGCCGCCGACTGCGCGAAGCAACCGAGCTGCCCGCTGGGCACCGACCCGGCCAAGGCCGTCGACGTCTACCACAGCCTGGTCGACCCGATGGTCGACCCCAACAACCCCATGATCGGCCGGCCGGTCCCGACCAACGACCCGCGCGGGCTGAGCTACAGCGACGCCATCGTCGGCACCATCATGGCGCTGTACTCACCGAACCTGTGGCACCACCTGACCGACGGCCTGTCCGAACTCGTCGACCACCACGGCGACACCCTGCTCGCCCTGGCCGACATGTACATGCGCCGCGACGCCCACGGCCACTACACCAACGCCACCGACGCGCGGGTGGCGGTCAACTGCGTCGACCAGCCGCCGATCACCGACCGCGCCAAGGTGATTGACGAAGACCGCCGCTCCCGGGAGATCGCACCGTTCATGAGTTACGGGCAGTTCACCGGCAACGCGCCGCTGGGCACCTGCGCGTTCTGGCCGGTACCGCCGACGAGCAAGCCGCACACCATTTCCGCGCCCGGCCTGGCGCCCACGGTGGTGGTGTCGACCACGCACGACCCGGCGACCCCCTACAAGGCTGGCGTGGACCTGGCCGACCAGCTGCGCAGCTCGCTGCTGACCTACGACGGAACCCAGCACACCGTCGTCTTCCAGGGCGACAGCTGCATCGACAACTACGTGACGGCCTATCTGGTCGGCGGCACCACGCCGCCCAGCGGCGCCAAGTGCTGACGCCGAAGGTGCACTCCCGGCGGGATTTTCGTCGATTCGTCGCCGTGCGTGCACGCTCGGTGGCGACGCGATCCGGTTGAGAGCCGAGACCAAGGCGTAATCGTTTCGCGCTGCCACGGGTACCCGCGGCTGCAACGATGACTGCCATGTCGCGCCTGAGACCCTTGAGCTCGGCGCTGCTTTCGTTCGGTCTGGTGCTCGGTGGTTCCGCCGCGCTGCCGGTGGCCGGCGCCACGCCCGAGCCCGGCGCCGGGCAGACCCCGGCGCCGAACCCGCCGGCGGCCGCGGTGCCGCAGGGCTGGGGGAGCTGCGGCCAATTCGTCTCGGACACAAGCGATATCCCCGCCGCGCGATGCACCACGGTGTCGGTCCCGATCGACTACAACAGCCCCGGGGGCGCCCAGGCCAAACTGGCGGTCATCCGCGTGCCCGCGACCGGACAACGGATGGGGTCGTTGCTGGTCAATCCCGGCGGTCCCGGCGGCTCGGCGGTCGACATGGTGGCCGCGATGGCGCCGGACCTGGAGAACTCGCCCGTCCGGCGCAACTTCGACCTGGTCGGCTTCGACCCGCGCGGGGTGGGCCACTCCACTCCGTCGCTGCGCTGCCGCACCGACGCCGAGTTCGACGCGTACCGGCGCGAACCGATGGTCGACTACAGCCCGGCCGGTGTCGCGCACATCGAGCAGCTTTACCGGCAGCTGGCCCAGCAATGCGTCAACCGGATGGGCAGCGCGTTTCTGGCCAACGCCGGCACCGCGTCCGTCGCGCGTGACATGGACGCGGTGCGCCAGGCGCTGGGCGACGAACAGATCAACTACCTGGGATACAGCTACGGCACCGAGCTGGGCACCGCCTACCTGGAGAAGTTCGGCAACCACGTGCGGGCGATGGTGCTCGACGGCGCCATCGACCCGACCGTCGGCCCCATCGACGAGAACGTCAACCAAATGGCCGGATTCCAAACGGCTTTCAACGACTACGCCACCGACTGTGCCCGCTCGCCTGGCTGCCCGCTGGGCACCGACCCGTCCCAATTCGTCGCCCGCTACCACGCCCTGGTCGACCCGCTGGCCACCAAGCCCGCCCGCACCGCGGACCCCCGCGGGCTGAGCTACGCCGACGCGACCACCGGCACCATCAACGCGCTCTACACGCCGACGCACTGGAAATACCTGACCAGCGGCCTGCTCGGCCTGGCGCACGGCACCGACGCCGGCGACCTGCTGCTGCTCGCCGACGACTATCAGGGACGCGGCCGCGACGGGCACTACTCCAACGACCAGGACGCGTTCAACGCGATCCGCTGCGTCGATGCCCCGAACCCGACGGACCAGGCCAGCTGGGTGACCGCGGATCAGCGGATCCGCCAGGCCGCGCCCTTCCTCAGCTACGGGCCGTTCACCGGAAACGCTCCCCGCGATTTGTGCGCGCTCTGGCCGGTGCCGCCGACGTCGGCGCCGCACGCCGCGCCGGCCATGGCGCCGGGCAAGGTCGTCGTCGTCTCCACCACGCACGACCCGGCGACCCCGTATCAGGCCGGGGTGAACCTGGCGCGCCAGCTGGGTGGCCCGCTGATCACCTACGACGGCACGCAGCACACCGCGGTGTTCAACGGCGACCAATGCGTGGACAACGCCGTGGTGCGCTACCTGGTCGCGGGCACGCCGCCGCCGGCCGCCTACACCTGCCGGTCCTGACCAGCGACCGACGGCCCCACCGCGGCCATCGCAACGGTTCTGAGCGGGCATCGGTAACACAGAATTAACAGCCGTTGCATACTGTTCGAGTTATGGATCGTCAGAAGGAATTCGTGCTGCGCACGCTCGAGGAACGAGACATCCGCTTCGTTCGGCTGTGGTTCACCGATGTGCTCGGCTTCCTCAAGTCGGTCGCCATCGCCCCGGCCGAACTCGAGGGCGCCTTCGAGGAGGGCATCGGCTTCGACGGATCCTCGATCGAGGGCTTCTCGCGGGTCTCGGAGTCCGACACCGTGGCCAACCCCGACCCGTCCACCTTCCAGGTGCTGCCGTGGGCGTCGCCCAACGGTCACCACCACTCGGCGCGGATGTTCTGCGACATCACGATGCCGGACGGCTCGCCGTCCTGGGCGGACCCGCGGCACGTGCTGCGCCGCCAGCTGCAGAAGGCCAACGACCTGGGATTTTCCTGCTACGTGCATCCCGAGATCGAATTCTTCCTGCTCAAGGCCGGCGCCGACGACGGGACGCCGCCGATCCCGGTCGACAACGCCGGCTACTTCGACCAGGCGATCCACGACTCCGCCTCGAACTTCCGCCGCCACGCGATCGAGGCGCTGGAGTTCATGGGCATCTCGGTGGAATTCAGCCACCACGAGGGCGCGCCCGGACAGCAGGAGATCGACCTGCGCTTCGCCGACGCGCTGTCGATGGCCGACAACGTGATGACGTTCCGCTACGTCATCAAGGAAGTGGCGATCGAGAACGGCGCCCGCGCGTCCTTCATGCCCAAGCCGTTCGGGCAGCACCCCGGCTCCGCGATGCACACCCACATGAGCCTGTTCGAGGGCGACGTCAACGCGTTCCACAGCCCCGACGACCCGCTGCAGCTCTCCGATGTGGGCAAGTCCTTCATCGCCGGGGTCCTCGAGCACGCCTCGGAGATCAGCGCCGTCACCAACCAATGGGTCAACTCCTACAAGCGACTGGTGGGTGGCGGCGAGGCGCCGACCGCCGCGTCCTGGGGCGCGGCCAACCGCTCCGCGCTGGTGCGGGTGCCCATGTACACCCCGCACAAGACGTCGTCGCGGCGCGTCGAGGTCCGCAGCCCCGATTCGGCCTGCAACCCGTACCTGACGTTCGCCGTGCT
Coding sequences within it:
- a CDS encoding CYTH and CHAD domain-containing protein, giving the protein MPAKAPQTSRHLEVERKFDVGESTVSPSFEGIAAVAHVEKAPTQTLDATYFDTPAHDLARNKITLRRRTGGSDAGWHLKLPAGPDARTEVRAPLDASGPDGNNTVPAELADVVLAIVRDRPLQPVARITTERESQVLYDAAGVALAEFSNDSVTAWSTRGPDDSSDESGAPPTELEWREWELELLEAGGHFNGAAGTELLNRLSNRLLDAGAAPAGHGSKLARVLGTPPPPNGAQPSEDPLQRAIAEQVRELLVWDRAVRADAYDSIHQMRVTTRKLRSLLRDYQDSFGLPDEGWVLDELRELAGILGMARDAEVLAERYERDLDGLAPELVRGPVRERLVGGAQRRYQTGLRRSLIAMRSQRYFRLLDSLEAIAAASPGAAAAEEQAPVTIEAAYKKVRKAAKVAAQVDRENPGDHHRDEAIHRIRKRAKRLRYTAAATGEAKVSERAKAVQSLLGDHQDSVVSREHLRQEADVAHAAGEDTFTYGLLYQREADLAQRCRRELDGTLRKLAKAVRKAGH
- a CDS encoding FAD-dependent oxidoreductase codes for the protein MAEVLQTQVCVAGGGPAGLVHALLLARAGIRVVVLEKHNDFLRDFRGDTVHPSTLRIMDELGLVDELLRLPHTKVDRVAFDTDGTIRTFGNFGVLKRLGFKQPYIALMPQWDFLDFLAEKASAYPEFTLIRNAEVKDLIFDGDRVIGARTPEVEVRADLVVGADGRKSAVRAAAGLRTAAAHSPMDVLWFRLNWRPGDPQELYGVARRGLTMALIYRGDYWQIAYLMPKGSDPRDGSLEAFKERIVAARPQLREHVDDLRSWDQTSQLDVRVDRLETWWRTGLLCIGDAAHAMSPIGGVGINLAVADAVAAANILCAPLRDGRLRDADLAKVQRRRELPARVIQAIQVFAQDRVIAPNLNGGDLSPIPIPAIVGRGPLRSIPPIAFGRGLRPEHVRTPNVHTA
- a CDS encoding heme-binding protein gives rise to the protein MGSFVRPAARAVAGGMAACAATVAMLFATAGWAAADVPADEPEPAPASQPNCTAADLAQVSSGVAAATSAYLFTHPDVNDYFTSLKGQPRSDMRDQLKQYMDANPQTHADLEGIRQPLTDFQNRCR
- a CDS encoding glycoside hydrolase 5 family protein, coding for MDRGDRGGFVHRRTVLKFPLLVAGGIVLARTPHASAQPPRTSPQASRWSPERANRWYQAQGWPVGANYITSNAINQLEMFQADTFDPGRIDTELGWAQSNGFNAVRVFLHDLLWAQDHRGFQGRLARFVDIAARHGIKPLFVLFDSCWDPFPRPGPQPAPRPGIHNSGWVQSPGAERLGDRGYVRTLRGYVTGVLTQFRNDDRILGWDLWNEPDNPADTYASVERKDKLDLVANLLPQVFEWARLVDPRQPLTSGVWHGEWADPARRSVIAGIQLDNSDVITFHCYGEPAAFERRIAELVPLGRPILCTEYMARPLGSTVQNILPIAKRTGVGAFNWGFVAGKTQTYFPWDSWDHPNPDPAMPQEWFHDLLGPDGRPFRDTEIETILELSDLAMHLRPPPAG
- the panB gene encoding 3-methyl-2-oxobutanoate hydroxymethyltransferase, which codes for MSEHNVYGANSPAPAQPLTKIRTHHLQKWKAEGHKWAMLTAYDYSTARIFDEAGIPVLLVGDSAANVVYGYDTTVPVSVDELIPLVRGVARGAQHAMVVADLPFGSYESGPAAALAAATRFMKEGGAHAVKLEGGERVAEQIACLTAAGIPVMAHIGFTPQSVNSLGGFRVQGRGDAAEQTVADAIAVAEAGAFSVVMEMVPAELATQITGKLTIPTVGIGAGPNCDGQVLVWQDMAGMSSGKAARFVKRFADIGGELRRAATQYAQEVAGGVFPADEHCF
- a CDS encoding alpha/beta hydrolase, with the protein product MGLTRRGTRARTLLIWTSVAAVALLVAGCARVVVGRAVMSEPKLGQAVEWTPCRAANPKVKLPAGALCGKLAVPVDYDNLDGDDATLAMIRFPATGDKIGSLVINPGGPGESGIEAALGVVQSLPKRVRERFDLVGFDPRGVGASRPAVWCNSDADNDRLRTEPNVDYSPAGVAHIEDETKQFVGRCVDKMGKGFLANIGTVNVARDLDAIRAALGDDKLTYLGYSYGTRIGSAYAEAFPNKVRAMILDGAVDPNADPIEADLRQAKGFQDAFNNYAADCAKQPSCPLGTDPAKAVDVYHSLVDPMVDPNNPMIGRPVPTNDPRGLSYSDAIVGTIMALYSPNLWHHLTDGLSELVDHHGDTLLALADMYMRRDAHGHYTNATDARVAVNCVDQPPITDRAKVIDEDRRSREIAPFMSYGQFTGNAPLGTCAFWPVPPTSKPHTISAPGLAPTVVVSTTHDPATPYKAGVDLADQLRSSLLTYDGTQHTVVFQGDSCIDNYVTAYLVGGTTPPSGAKC
- a CDS encoding alpha/beta hydrolase; its protein translation is MTAMSRLRPLSSALLSFGLVLGGSAALPVAGATPEPGAGQTPAPNPPAAAVPQGWGSCGQFVSDTSDIPAARCTTVSVPIDYNSPGGAQAKLAVIRVPATGQRMGSLLVNPGGPGGSAVDMVAAMAPDLENSPVRRNFDLVGFDPRGVGHSTPSLRCRTDAEFDAYRREPMVDYSPAGVAHIEQLYRQLAQQCVNRMGSAFLANAGTASVARDMDAVRQALGDEQINYLGYSYGTELGTAYLEKFGNHVRAMVLDGAIDPTVGPIDENVNQMAGFQTAFNDYATDCARSPGCPLGTDPSQFVARYHALVDPLATKPARTADPRGLSYADATTGTINALYTPTHWKYLTSGLLGLAHGTDAGDLLLLADDYQGRGRDGHYSNDQDAFNAIRCVDAPNPTDQASWVTADQRIRQAAPFLSYGPFTGNAPRDLCALWPVPPTSAPHAAPAMAPGKVVVVSTTHDPATPYQAGVNLARQLGGPLITYDGTQHTAVFNGDQCVDNAVVRYLVAGTPPPAAYTCRS
- the glnA gene encoding type I glutamate--ammonia ligase produces the protein MDRQKEFVLRTLEERDIRFVRLWFTDVLGFLKSVAIAPAELEGAFEEGIGFDGSSIEGFSRVSESDTVANPDPSTFQVLPWASPNGHHHSARMFCDITMPDGSPSWADPRHVLRRQLQKANDLGFSCYVHPEIEFFLLKAGADDGTPPIPVDNAGYFDQAIHDSASNFRRHAIEALEFMGISVEFSHHEGAPGQQEIDLRFADALSMADNVMTFRYVIKEVAIENGARASFMPKPFGQHPGSAMHTHMSLFEGDVNAFHSPDDPLQLSDVGKSFIAGVLEHASEISAVTNQWVNSYKRLVGGGEAPTAASWGAANRSALVRVPMYTPHKTSSRRVEVRSPDSACNPYLTFAVLLAAGLRGVEKGYVLGPQAEDNVWDLTPAERQAMGYRELPTSLDSALRAMESSELVAETLGEHVFDFFLRNKRTEWANYRSHVTPYELSTYLSL